The DNA window TGCAACATgtacactgaataaaaatataaacacccCATGTCAAATATaagttttatgaacatttgaGTTATGCAATATATAgagaaattcaaaatatattttcaataattaCTGATCTTTATATCGGCAGTGATAACATTGTGGTATGGCCATTTGTAGCGGACTGACAGTCCTTTGAACATGATACTGGTCAGGTTGAGGAATTTGATTTTGACCAAGTTGGCTTCTCGTAAACGGTTATGGTCAGTCTGAGGTGTGATGAGTCTGTTGTGCAGACCAATAGTCTTATCAGCTTTGTGTGTTGCTGGTCTTAAACGATCCTGCAGATGGACAAGCCGGACATGGCAACCTTGTGCTGGAGTGGTCACATGTGGCTGACGAGGATGAGGTCGATTTGCAGTAGTGCCAGTCTGTTGGAAACAAACTCTTAAACGGCCTATGGCCCGATAATAGCCTTGCAGCTAATGCTCCGGTGAACATCCCTGTATCCAACATGCCAATGGCACGCTCCCGCATAACTTGCGACATCTGAGGCATTATGACTTGTGACAAAATTGGACATTTTGGGGTGGCCTTTTATTGTCCCCAGTCCAAGGATTGTCCGgttgttgctcattttgtctGATCACCCAGTGGCCATACCCCACCCATGCactgagtaaaaaaacaactcactgaATAATGCTTATTGACAACaagttggattaaaaattatacacaaatcaagagaaatattacttttgtGCAGTAAAGTGTCAACAAATGCTGATTTACAGTTGTAAACTCCACATGGCAACAACATTTGACATGgggtgtttatatttttgttcagtacatttttatacatgcaaTCAGCCCAGCCTACCATTTTTCCACTGACAGTGGCCTCCAAAGAGTCGACCAGCTCAGCAGTGATTCCAATAAGGTTATGGTAGTCAGCTTTGATCTTGTTACACTTCCGTACGTAGCTGGAGATGCGTCGCTCCGATTCAGCCAGCTGAAGCTGCAACTGCTGCATGGCTTCTGTGCGgtcacacaaacacagtcaGACTGAGGTTGCAGTAGCTTAGCCCCAGgggcaaataaaaaatgtgctgTTGCCTCTGaaatctattattattattaattggaATATAAAAAACACCcaattgatcatttttaaatcaaacaactGTTTGcactaaatatttcacaattaaacattGTGTTTAAGTCAGTATTTATCTATTCAAATCTTTCATTACAACCATTTAAAATGGTTGCAAAATTTAGCATCTACAACAAATGTTAGTACAAGCCTCAGAGAGTTTATTCAcctttgttgcttttgaatcATAAACTGCGAAGATAAAATACTAACTCCACTAATCCAACAGATGCCTATGTGGTTAATGttactgaaacacaaaacaaaactgtaaatgggattttttgttgtaaattttgAAACAAAGCTTTAGACCTTCTATAATGTTCTTTAATGCAAGTAGGTATTTTCATGAAAGGAACACTTTCCTTGTATTAAGTTTCATTAAACATGGACATTTAGACAATCTGAAAATCTATTCAAAACTGTATTATCTGCCAACCAGTTATATACAGTTAACAGTGGACAtcttttcacaaacagaaatatgtatcaaataatattgaaatattaatatatttgacACAAATATTTACCTTTGGTAGTTCTTCCACCCTCCTTCTTCATAATGTTtattaaagaatatatttatatatagctGAATTCTAGTAAAGAAGCTAAACAGCAtttatttcctcattttcttATTTGAGTGGTTAATCTGGAAGTAAATGCATACAATCAGTTTAAAAGTATATACATCTTGCATTAGCAGTagatacaaaaaaatcaaaaaagcaTATTATACATCCTGTTTGAGTAAGAATAATTAATAGATGTTTGAACAGTACTAGATTGTATATCTTGCTATGGGAAAAGACAAAAGATAGAGTCAATATTAGCTTACATAACCAATGAAGCAGTCGCGCATAACCAACGCCCTTTGGTCGCCCAACTGATCTAATCCAGCGTTTCTATAAGAACTCACCACTAAAGGCAGCATGttagaataacattttaaaaatactaccTGCATTTAAAGTTCTTCTCTTGTGAAGCATGTTTGGTATTGGAAAAGctttacattaataaaaatttatttttaattttctgggatttttttgtcAGGACTATTTGCTATTTTTATGATATGCGACCTAAATAtgcaaaacactttgaaatgccttgctgcagaaatgtgctatacaaataaaatttgattgattgattgattaaattatcattatttattaacttaTATAGTACTTCTGTATGAGTCTTaaataatgtagaaaattagataaaaatacCTGTTTAAGTTTGTGGGCATAAAATACCAACTACAAGTCACAAATAAGTATCTTAGCTACAGttatatttttgtaacaaaCTACACTTTGTAATAATCATCTTAATGAATACATTGACAGGAGTAATTTGCAGAACTGTTTGCATTCTGACACATTTTGTAACCATAGATGCCTTTTTATTAAGACAAGCTAGCTAAAATTTTAAAACCCTTTACTCTGAACGCGAGGCTTTGAGATCACTGATGAAAACAACACTAAACTAACCACACCAAACCAAAGATTCAAATGTTcataaacaggaagaaacctgcCTCAGCAGCACACTGAaaattttctcagaattttgtcAGAGCCAATCGATGAGGCACAGTAAAAGGATACATATAAAGTCAACAGCCTTGGAATCTTAGTCGATTTTAGAGTCACTGATAAAAACTTCTCCAACTTGTCCTTCAGCTGTGGCATCCAGGAATCctagccaaaaaaaaataagacatatTAGAGAAAGATTATAGAGAATGTTTGAAGGTGGTtgtgtgcaaaagaaaaaactatgaAAAGAAATGCCTTTTATAGCAGTTTGAGCACCTGAAAGAGATCTTTAAAGGACGGGTGAATGGTTGGATTGGGAACAAAAGGCAAAGCGTAATAAGGCAAAAACTCAGTAGTCTGGCTCAGAGCTGATCCACGAGTTTCAAGGTATTGCTTGAAAAGGAAAATCCTCTCCTCAAATTCAGCTCGGTCCTGCAGAGAGATGACAGTTGGTCagttacattatttatttgaaacaaatagCTGAATGTCACAGAAGCCGATTATATCATTAAAAAACTGTTCCCATTGGCTAAATGACTCTCGACAGTATGGTAACAAACGCTGAATAAAGGAATTAAAATAATGTAAGCAGCTCTAACTATAGCTCATAATTTTCTAAATAGCAATATATGTTTAATTAGAGTTTAGCTAATTAGAATCATAATGGCTAATAGAGTGAAAGATGTGCTGGAAGTTAGGAAAACAGTGCATGACCAATGTGCTTTCCTTAAAAAGTGAATGTGGCACCACCTAGTGAACACTTTCAACAACTgcaaattatatataattacacaattacttatttcaaaaaacaaataaaactataaatctACATACTTGTCTACTGGGGTGTGTCCTCAGTGGGTAGACAGTAAAGTGGATATGAAGGTAGAACTCAAGGTTCTGTGCTTCGTCATCTGAGTCTTTTACCGCTGAGGGAATGTTTTCTGCCCAGAGATCAAAGAACACTTTGTGGTCACCATCATCAAATGAGCTCAGAAGATCTTCctgaaaaagtcagatttaaaCACACGGACATTTGAATAAGTAAGAACTTAGATGGGGAAAATTGGTTTTGTGCATATTTAATTGCATATTGCACCATTAAAATAGAACAGAAATATATTGGAATATTTGGAAATATTGTCTCACAATGGGGGAATTCCAGTGTACCAGCAACaagttaaatgaaaatagaaGCATGCATATTCAAGCTAAGGcaagacaaatataaaaacaggacAATAGGAAAGAGGGACTGTACAATAAgggcaaatttacaacataaaaaagtaattCTGCACAGTTATTAAGAAATAGAATAATcagatcaaaacaaatgtgctacAAAGTACGGGCATTTAAAACGTTCAAAATGTGCATGTGTACTTTTGCATAAAACACCAGTTTCTGCTAGCACCAATCCACAAAGTCCACTTGAGTCTGTGCCCTACTTCTTACTAATCTTCCTATTTGATAATAGTCTGTACCACCACCAAAATTACCATAATGGAACAAAAGCTTCCTCAGCTGTTTCATTACTGGATCATGTACCTGGATGACACGGGTCTTTGAGTCTCTGAGAGCGCTACCACGAGGCTTCGACACAAGCTTCCCTTTGGTTTTGCATTCCTTGTCAAAAGTTTGAATAGTCtcttcaaattcttcaaagttGAGGtactaccaaaaaaaaaacaataataaaaataaagttcaaataaactcacatgTGGGACATACAACATACAAAATGTGTCTGCAAATTTTATGAAGTACCAATAGTTTGAGGTAAAATTCTAAATCAcatcaattcaaattcaaaagtactttattaatGCCAACAAAGTGTGTGCTGCAAAAATGTGGTACCTCTTTGATCATCCCAAGAAGATCAGCTTCAGTTGCCAAGATGTCCCCCATCTTGGCTCGCTCCCTAGAACTCATGCGAGTACCAGAAATGTTCAAACCCCAAAGAGACAGGAAAGATTTCTGCTTTCATAAATCGTGTATGGAAATCAAAGTAGCATTGCTGCAGGCTGCAAAGACAGGACAATTTATTACCATTATAgcaagtcaaaacaaaacagcacacATACACAGACTAAATCGTTACTGTACGCCAAATAAGAAATGTTTGGTACAATCAATGATAAACCGATTACTTAAGTGAAATATTTGGGTTTTGTATCCTTATTGTCATTACATTGTTCTCGATTTTAATCAAAGCTGCAGGTACGCCAGACAATTCTCGCAACATCTCATCTCACAtctttcaatcaatcaatcaaattttatttgtatagcacatttcagcagcaaggcatttcaaagtgctttacatcattacaaacacagaaacacaatgcaacatagaatcaataatcaaaacacagcattaagttaagttccatcaataaatttgtaattgattacatttcaaatacaattcttaacaggtgggtttttagttgagatttaaaagaagtcagtgtttcagctgttttacagttttctggaagtttgttccaaatttgtggtgcatagatgctgaatgctgcttctcctcgtttggttctggttctggggatgcaaagcaaaccagaaccggaagacctgagaggtctggaaggttgatacaacaacagcagatctttaatgtgttgtggtgctaagccgttcagtgatttgtaaactaacaacagtattttaaagtctattctttgagctacagggagccagtgtagagactttaaaactggtgttatgtgctctatcttcctggttttagtgagaacgcgagcagcaacTTTAACATGTTAAACGTCAACTTTAACATATTGTCCAAGCTAGCTAATCAATAACGTCACTTGAGGATATTATCGTTATTCTTACCTCATTCGCCCATCGCTTATTGGAATTAATCAGATTAGAAATCCTTATTCTATGTATCCGTCCGTAACTAAATcgtattaaacacattttcgACAGGGCTTTGTTCGCCCCTTTCTTCCCTAAATTTCAGTCAGCTAACGATTAGCTAGCAACTGTACACAGAAAGGACGCTAAAACTACTTAGCAACCAGATGAAGCCGGAAAGTGGAGGTAAATGTCGTGCACACCGTTTGAACACGCTTATGTTTTAtccaaaaaaaatgaataaatgtattttttttaaaagaaataaaaccaaacctAAGTTCcgttaagtgtttttttctatttattaaaattaaaacgtGGAATACACTTGTaacataaaactacaaaaaataaataaaattgttaagGTTAATCTATATTTGTCAATATTTAATTACTGTCTATGAGCTGACtggtttttgtgtaattttcaatatttttgtcattttaaatctcatcagttttttatgttattttctgtcCGGAAGTACTTCCCGTGTCAAAGGTTGAACACATTGTTCCTCCGCGGGTTATTATGGTTTAGATAGTTATGAATGAAATCGCATTGTGTTAACAAATTGAGTACTTATATTCAACCCTTGGGGCCTTTCGACCACCAGGAGtggctgtatttttattgtgctTATAGTCTATTTCAAGAACAGTGTTTGTGGTAGGTATAAAAAAATGGTCTGGGAAGCatgctaaaattagcatttAGCTTGAACATAGCAGCAGAAGTTGTagtaataaatgtatttgtacGGGAGGCGTAAGGAATACGTAGCTATGTAAAATAAGATGTTGCAAGTCCAAATATTGGTtgaaaatcttacatttaaatcttattttatatGTTATCAACTTTACACACCACGGGTAATCAATGCAAAAAAGCAAGAGTTGGAGTAAAATTGTCATATTCTGCTGAGATCACTAGCTTCGTTGTTCTGTAGTAATCTGAGATGTTTGAGGGgattttttaggcagaccaaCAAATAAGGAATTACAGTAATCATGAAGAGACAAAAGCATGAATGCGGTTTGAGCATCAGTGAAAAATACAATTGATTTTACCCAACACCAGAAAAGTAGACTGTACAGTTTTAGGCACCATGaatttttgtaaatatctatttcattttctgtatgttttaaaagttgctgTTATAAATTGTGTCCTCTTGTTGATGCTGGATATCTGttatcttgtgtttttattttttgtttttattttatttgatctctTCCAGGAAGTCAGACTTAACACAAAATGGCTGGAATTCTGTTTGAAGATATCTTTGATGTAAAAGACATTGATCCAGATGGCAAGAAGTTTGACAGAGGTATgtgagatgaaataaaaaaccctACACAAGagggaaatgaaacaaaagcgCATAATATAAGGCCTATACGACTGTATTGTTAATGGGTTCCATTGATTTATTGATCCTGTCTCTGCTTAGTTTTATGAGGGTGccatgtgtttttttccattgaCTGGTGGtgacaaaacaacataaaataagtaaatacaaCTTTCAGGAGGATTGAATGGAAAATCTAAATCTTCTAGAAAACTTAATCGTTTAAAAGTGTGTCTCACTACCacacatatatttttagataGCATATGTTGTTtacctgttgttgttttttttgtttgtttgtcttaaGTGTCTCGACTACATTGTGAAAGTGAATCTTTCAAGATGGACCTCATCTTGGATGTGAACATTCAGATATATCCTGTTGATCTTGGTAAGATCTTAACTGCTTTTGTCCAAGAtggttgttataaaaaatcttattttgaaataatgttATCTAGTTAAATAGAAAGCTTTGTAACTGTTTTGCATGTACTTTTTTATCTGgtgtttatcttttgttttatttttcaattgcTCAAACtagatgtgtaaaaaaacataGGTGTAAAAATTTAATCAAGAGTAAACCTATGTCAAGGTATCTGTCAAGACAATAATGTCATCATTctctcatttcattttctatGTCATTAAGGTGACAAGTTCAGACTGGTGATTGCCAGCACATTATATGAGGACGGAACACCAGATGATGGAGAGTACAACCCTCAGGATGATCGACCGTCTCGGTGAGGCATTTTCCACTGCATACATTTCTGCATGTTAATGTAAGTGAGCAACACCAT is part of the Xiphophorus hellerii strain 12219 chromosome 9, Xiphophorus_hellerii-4.1, whole genome shotgun sequence genome and encodes:
- the polr2h gene encoding DNA-directed RNA polymerases I, II, and III subunit RPABC3 — its product is MAGILFEDIFDVKDIDPDGKKFDRVSRLHCESESFKMDLILDVNIQIYPVDLGDKFRLVIASTLYEDGTPDDGEYNPQDDRPSRADQFEYVMYGKVYKIEGDETSTEAATRLSAYVSYGGLLMRLQGDANNLHGFEVDSRVYLLMKKLAF